In Chitinophagales bacterium, one DNA window encodes the following:
- a CDS encoding cupin domain-containing protein produces the protein MKLLVAVLVLMNFRAAAQTHTETGALLPGGAYDNIYLQPLQSDSNVSGFVIWIKQEVKPHLHATHSENVFILEGAGKMLLGGKTIEVKAGDLIYIPPQTVHALRVTSATPMKVLSIQAPEFDGKDRLFVDLAW, from the coding sequence ATGAAGCTACTGGTTGCGGTTTTGGTGCTGATGAATTTCAGAGCAGCTGCACAAACACATACTGAAACCGGCGCATTGTTACCCGGTGGTGCATATGACAATATCTATCTGCAACCACTGCAATCTGATTCAAATGTTTCCGGTTTTGTAATCTGGATTAAGCAGGAAGTGAAACCGCATCTGCATGCAACGCATTCTGAAAATGTATTTATTTTAGAAGGTGCGGGTAAAATGCTTCTTGGCGGTAAGACCATCGAAGTTAAAGCGGGGGATTTAATTTACATACCTCCCCAAACTGTGCATGCGTTGAGAGTTACTTCTGCAACACCCATGAAAGTGCTTTCAATACAGGCGCCTGAATTTGATGGTAAGGACCGCTTGTTTGTTGACCTTGCCTGGTAA
- the clpX gene encoding ATP-dependent Clp protease ATP-binding subunit ClpX yields MKKTAEKCSFCGKRKEDTLILISGQDAYICESCVEQALTIIEEELGERKHGATMTTAPEYKTPEEIKTFLDQYIIGQEDAKKVLAVAVYNHYKRLDQIGKDDVEIEKSNIMMVGDTGTGKTLLARTIARFLNVPFAIVDATVFTEAGYVGEDVESILTRLLQVCDYNIQAAEKGIIYIDEIDKIARKNDNPSITRDVSGEGVQQGLLKLLEGTDVLVPPQGGRKHPEQKMVKMNTTHILFICGGAFEGIDKIIAKRNKTHVIGYKLDKERDKVDRGNLIQYVTPQDIKGFGLIPELVGRVPIVTYLEPLDKDALLRILTEPKNALVKQYKKLFELEGVQLTFENAALEFIVEKAIEYKLGARGLRSICEAIMTDIMFTIPSKKDIKQFTVTLELAQEKIDKSKLRHLKVA; encoded by the coding sequence ATGAAAAAGACAGCTGAAAAATGTTCGTTTTGCGGAAAGCGCAAAGAAGATACGCTTATCCTTATATCCGGACAAGATGCGTACATCTGTGAAAGCTGTGTGGAGCAGGCACTCACTATCATTGAAGAGGAACTGGGTGAGCGCAAGCATGGTGCAACAATGACCACAGCGCCGGAATACAAGACGCCGGAAGAGATTAAGACATTTCTCGACCAATACATCATTGGACAGGAAGACGCGAAAAAAGTGTTGGCTGTTGCTGTGTATAACCATTATAAGCGGCTTGATCAGATTGGCAAGGATGATGTGGAAATTGAGAAGTCAAACATCATGATGGTGGGCGATACGGGAACGGGCAAAACATTGCTGGCCCGAACCATCGCGCGGTTTCTCAATGTGCCATTCGCCATTGTAGACGCAACGGTATTTACGGAAGCGGGGTATGTTGGGGAAGACGTGGAAAGCATACTGACCCGCCTGCTGCAGGTTTGCGATTACAATATTCAGGCGGCTGAAAAAGGAATCATTTATATTGATGAGATTGATAAGATTGCCAGGAAGAATGATAACCCTTCCATCACGCGCGATGTATCGGGCGAAGGCGTGCAGCAGGGATTGCTGAAATTGCTGGAGGGTACTGATGTGCTGGTTCCTCCGCAGGGTGGCAGAAAGCATCCTGAACAGAAGATGGTGAAGATGAATACAACACACATCCTGTTTATCTGTGGCGGCGCTTTTGAAGGCATTGATAAGATCATTGCCAAACGCAACAAAACGCACGTCATCGGTTATAAGCTGGATAAAGAACGTGATAAAGTTGATCGCGGCAACCTTATTCAATACGTTACACCACAGGACATAAAAGGATTCGGATTGATTCCTGAACTGGTTGGCCGCGTTCCCATCGTTACCTATCTCGAGCCGTTGGATAAAGATGCACTGTTGCGTATCCTCACCGAACCGAAGAATGCCCTTGTGAAGCAGTATAAGAAACTGTTTGAACTGGAAGGCGTTCAACTCACCTTTGAAAATGCCGCATTGGAATTTATCGTAGAGAAGGCTATTGAATACAAGCTTGGTGCACGCGGATTGCGGTCGATATGCGAAGCCATCATGACGGATATTATGTTCACCATTCCCTCTAAAAAGGACATTAAGCAGTTTACTGTTACGCTTGAGCTGGCACAAGAAAAGATTGATAAATCTAAATTGCGCCACCTGAAGGTTGCCTGA
- a CDS encoding RelA/SpoT family protein — translation MPKSPVTPAISIQEHEKKEILHQYRRLLQALKPQLQKGDRKMIRLAFEIAYDAHKDIRRKSGEPYILHPLAVAQIVANEIGLGATGVICALLHDTVEDTEVTLEDIEREFGKAIAEIIEGLTKISVIFDVHGYIQAENIRKIMVTLSKDVRVILIKLADRLHNMRTMESMPRNKQIKIASETIYLYVPLAHRLGLFEIKSELEDLAMKYSEPKIYSQISDKIIESKKERNRLIAEFIKPIKDEMTSQHINFRIFGRLKTVYSIWRKMREQGVPFEEVYDKFAIRIIIQTEHENEKSDCWRVYSIVSDIYRPNPDRLRDWISNPKANGYEALHTTVMGPEGNWVEVQIRTERMNEIAEKGYAAHYKYKEKQSSDTSIDEWLKKIRELLENPDTNTLDFIDDFKLSLFAEEIYVFTPKGELKILPAKSTVLDFAFEIHSDIGQRCIGAKVNHKIVPISYQLSNGDQVEILSSKKQKPAEDWLQYVVTAKAKSGIKNVLKAERKRIVEIGKKALENIFREKKVAFNSHNLHKVLDFFKIPAVNDLFYSISVGNFKISDMDNFIRVGDNIELKDQSKTTDENVELAIKNKLVSNSSLFVFGDGAETVDYNLAGCCKPIPGDDVFGFVNKNKDIEIHRTNCPRAINAISKYGYDIVRTKWTKQHQIAFLTGLKLTGIDDVGVMQKITNVISGDLKVNMQSITIDTKDGIFEGIIKVFVKDTFHLTELMDKLRQLDGILSVARFEEQPSMN, via the coding sequence ATGCCGAAGTCACCGGTCACACCTGCCATCTCCATCCAGGAGCATGAAAAGAAGGAGATTCTCCATCAATACCGCAGACTATTGCAGGCGCTGAAACCGCAATTACAGAAAGGTGACCGGAAAATGATCCGCCTTGCTTTTGAGATAGCCTATGATGCGCACAAGGACATCCGTAGAAAATCAGGTGAGCCATACATCCTCCATCCGCTGGCCGTGGCACAGATTGTTGCCAATGAGATCGGGCTGGGAGCCACGGGTGTGATCTGCGCCTTGCTCCATGATACAGTGGAGGATACAGAAGTAACACTGGAAGATATTGAAAGGGAATTCGGGAAAGCCATAGCGGAGATTATTGAAGGCCTCACCAAGATTTCTGTGATTTTCGATGTGCACGGATACATTCAGGCAGAGAATATCCGCAAGATCATGGTTACACTCTCAAAAGACGTGAGGGTGATCCTGATCAAACTGGCGGACCGGTTGCATAATATGCGCACCATGGAATCCATGCCGCGCAACAAACAGATTAAAATTGCATCTGAAACTATCTACCTGTATGTGCCACTGGCACACCGGCTTGGTTTATTCGAGATAAAATCTGAGTTGGAAGATCTGGCAATGAAATATAGCGAACCAAAGATCTACAGCCAGATTTCTGATAAAATTATTGAGTCGAAAAAAGAACGAAACAGACTCATTGCTGAATTCATCAAACCGATTAAAGATGAGATGACCAGCCAGCATATCAACTTCAGAATTTTTGGAAGGCTTAAAACGGTGTACTCTATCTGGCGAAAGATGCGCGAACAAGGCGTTCCGTTTGAAGAGGTGTATGACAAATTCGCGATCCGTATCATCATACAAACGGAACACGAAAATGAAAAATCAGATTGCTGGCGTGTCTATTCTATCGTATCAGATATTTACCGGCCTAATCCTGACCGGCTGCGCGACTGGATCTCCAACCCTAAAGCAAATGGCTATGAAGCACTGCATACTACTGTGATGGGGCCAGAAGGAAACTGGGTGGAAGTGCAGATACGCACCGAGCGCATGAATGAAATTGCAGAGAAAGGATATGCGGCACATTACAAATACAAGGAGAAACAAAGCTCCGACACATCTATTGATGAATGGCTGAAAAAGATCCGCGAATTGCTGGAAAACCCGGACACCAACACACTTGATTTTATTGATGATTTTAAACTGAGCCTGTTTGCGGAGGAAATTTATGTTTTCACGCCAAAAGGAGAACTGAAAATCTTACCCGCCAAATCTACGGTGCTCGATTTTGCTTTTGAGATTCATTCCGATATCGGGCAGCGTTGCATTGGCGCAAAAGTGAATCATAAAATAGTACCGATCAGTTATCAGTTGTCCAATGGCGATCAGGTTGAGATACTCAGCTCAAAAAAACAGAAACCGGCTGAAGATTGGCTTCAATATGTAGTTACAGCCAAAGCTAAATCAGGCATCAAGAATGTATTGAAGGCGGAAAGAAAACGTATTGTGGAAATAGGGAAAAAAGCGCTGGAAAATATCTTCCGGGAAAAAAAGGTTGCCTTCAATTCCCATAACCTCCATAAGGTGCTCGACTTTTTTAAGATACCCGCTGTCAACGACCTGTTTTACAGCATCAGCGTCGGTAATTTCAAAATCAGCGATATGGATAACTTCATCCGGGTAGGTGATAATATTGAATTGAAAGATCAGTCTAAAACAACGGATGAAAATGTGGAACTCGCCATTAAAAACAAACTGGTCAGCAATTCCAGCCTGTTTGTATTTGGTGATGGCGCAGAAACGGTGGATTACAACCTGGCCGGCTGTTGCAAACCTATTCCCGGTGATGATGTGTTCGGATTTGTAAACAAGAATAAGGATATCGAAATCCACAGAACCAATTGCCCGCGGGCTATAAATGCCATTTCAAAATATGGTTATGACATTGTGCGCACGAAGTGGACCAAGCAGCATCAGATAGCCTTCCTCACCGGACTCAAGTTGACAGGCATTGATGATGTTGGTGTTATGCAGAAAATTACCAATGTGATTTCCGGCGACCTTAAAGTAAATATGCAGTCAATAACCATTGATACCAAGGATGGCATCTTTGAAGGTATCATTAAAGTCTTTGTAAAGGACACCTTCCACCTTACTGAACTGATGGATAAGTTGCGCCAGCTCGACGGCATCTTAAGCGTCGCCCGGTTTGAAGAACAACCTTCCATGAATTAA
- a CDS encoding thioredoxin domain-containing protein has protein sequence MKFNYTWLLCAGLVVTSCLRQSGNNIPSSKSDKMESNQEIKNAYTNQLIHESSPYLLQHAHNPVNWYPWGEAALDKAKSENKLLIISIGYSACHWCHVMEHESFEDTGTAKIMNENFVCIKVDREERPDIDQVYMNAVQLMTGSGGWPLNCIALPDGRPIYGGTYFPRKQWQNVLLNLADLYKNDPHKADDYAEKLTAGIQQSDLIKLNAEPVEFSYKTIDETVERWRPYFDEVDGGPSHAPKFPLPNNYQFLLRYAVANVDVSVKKQVDLTLKKMAFGGIYDHLGGGFSRYSVDSLWKVPHFEKMLYDNAQLISLYCNAYRENADPLYKSVVYETLEWINREMTTDEGAFYSALDADAEGKEGKYYIWTKEELQSILQNDFPIFAAYYNVNENGLWEDDHYILLRKESDQHVAATFGMREEALNNKLQVMKQRLLAVREQRIHPGLDDKTLTSWNAMMVRGYVDAYTTFDEPRFLAAAVRNAQFIFSRQLRPDGGLQHSYKNGTSSINGFLEDYAFVIDACIALYEATFDLQWLEKARQLTDYAVIHFYDAKEGTGMFWFTSDVDAALIARKMELQDNVIPSSNSVMAHNLFLLGNYFDSQQYLGIAAQMMHTMQGSVVKWGSSYANWCMLLMNYAAPFYEVAVIGKDAVNRRIEFGKYYLPDIMLSGSLGESTLPLLEHKYVKDETLIYVCVNKSCRLPVKNVEDAVKQIKKN, from the coding sequence ATGAAATTCAACTATACATGGCTGCTGTGTGCAGGGTTGGTGGTAACCTCCTGTCTGCGACAGTCAGGCAATAACATTCCTTCAAGCAAATCAGATAAGATGGAGTCAAATCAGGAGATTAAAAATGCCTACACCAACCAACTCATCCATGAAAGCAGTCCGTATCTGTTGCAGCATGCACACAATCCGGTAAACTGGTATCCCTGGGGTGAAGCAGCATTGGATAAGGCCAAATCCGAAAATAAGTTATTGATCATCAGCATCGGCTATTCCGCCTGTCACTGGTGCCACGTGATGGAGCATGAGTCTTTTGAAGATACTGGAACGGCGAAAATAATGAATGAAAATTTTGTCTGTATAAAAGTGGATCGTGAAGAGCGCCCGGATATTGACCAGGTGTATATGAATGCTGTTCAGCTGATGACAGGCAGTGGAGGCTGGCCGCTCAACTGTATTGCATTGCCTGATGGACGGCCTATTTACGGCGGCACTTATTTTCCACGCAAGCAGTGGCAGAATGTACTCCTGAATCTTGCCGATCTTTACAAGAATGACCCTCATAAGGCTGATGATTATGCAGAGAAACTAACAGCCGGAATTCAGCAAAGTGATCTGATCAAATTAAATGCAGAGCCGGTTGAATTCAGTTACAAAACAATTGATGAAACCGTCGAGCGATGGCGGCCATATTTTGATGAAGTGGATGGCGGGCCATCGCATGCACCCAAGTTCCCGCTGCCCAACAACTATCAGTTCCTGCTCCGGTACGCTGTGGCAAACGTTGATGTTTCCGTAAAAAAGCAGGTTGATCTAACCTTAAAGAAGATGGCATTTGGCGGCATCTATGATCACCTGGGCGGTGGTTTTTCACGCTATTCGGTTGATTCATTATGGAAAGTACCACACTTTGAAAAGATGCTGTACGATAATGCACAGTTAATTTCGCTTTATTGTAATGCGTACCGTGAAAATGCTGATCCGCTATACAAGTCAGTTGTTTACGAGACGCTGGAGTGGATCAACCGTGAAATGACTACGGATGAAGGTGCATTTTATTCGGCGCTTGATGCCGATGCTGAAGGGAAGGAAGGCAAATATTATATATGGACGAAAGAAGAATTGCAAAGCATACTGCAAAATGACTTTCCAATATTCGCGGCATATTACAACGTGAATGAAAACGGACTATGGGAGGATGATCATTATATTCTGCTGCGGAAAGAATCTGATCAGCATGTGGCGGCAACCTTTGGTATGCGTGAAGAAGCATTGAACAATAAGCTGCAGGTGATGAAACAAAGATTGCTGGCAGTGCGCGAACAACGCATTCATCCCGGGCTGGATGATAAAACGCTAACTTCCTGGAATGCTATGATGGTGCGCGGATATGTGGATGCTTATACAACTTTTGATGAGCCACGATTTCTGGCAGCAGCGGTTCGCAATGCGCAGTTCATTTTTAGCAGGCAGTTACGGCCTGATGGCGGCTTGCAGCACAGTTATAAAAACGGAACTTCTTCCATCAACGGTTTTTTGGAAGACTATGCATTTGTAATCGATGCATGCATAGCTCTATACGAAGCAACTTTTGATCTGCAATGGCTGGAAAAGGCACGGCAGCTAACGGATTATGCGGTCATTCATTTTTATGATGCGAAAGAGGGTACCGGCATGTTCTGGTTTACCTCTGATGTTGATGCCGCCCTGATTGCGCGAAAGATGGAGTTGCAGGATAATGTGATTCCTTCCTCCAATTCAGTAATGGCGCATAATCTTTTCCTGCTGGGCAATTACTTTGATAGCCAGCAATACCTGGGCATTGCTGCCCAAATGATGCACACTATGCAGGGAAGCGTGGTGAAATGGGGAAGCAGTTACGCTAATTGGTGTATGCTGCTGATGAACTATGCTGCTCCTTTCTACGAAGTTGCTGTGATAGGGAAAGATGCGGTAAACAGAAGGATTGAATTTGGTAAATATTATCTGCCTGATATTATGTTATCTGGCAGTTTGGGAGAAAGCACCTTGCCATTGCTGGAGCATAAATATGTAAAGGATGAAACCTTGATTTATGTGTGCGTGAACAAGTCATGCCGTTTACCGGTCAAAAACGTGGAAGATGCCGTTAAGCAGATAAAGAAAAATTAA
- a CDS encoding YitT family protein, protein MNKSQTRNLLLNRIFLWKYIGQTTIIVLGVFSAALGLKGFLLPSGFLDGGVTGISLLLNRMFGIQLPILILTINIPFILLGYQQVSVLFAFKTMAAIAGLAIVLALVPFPEVTFDPLLVSVFGGFFLGAGIGLCIRGGAVIDGTEVLAIYISKKSTLSVGDVIMIFNLLLFSTSALLIDIETAMYAMLTYLAAGKTVDFIITGIEEYTGVTIISEHSEAIRKVVIQKLGRGVTIYNGKRGFGSHHHHDLHLDIIFTVITRLEVQKLKNEVEKVDRHAFIIQQAISDTRGGMVKKRPLH, encoded by the coding sequence ATGAATAAATCCCAAACCCGCAATCTCCTGCTCAACAGAATTTTCTTGTGGAAATATATTGGACAGACTACCATCATCGTGCTGGGAGTTTTTTCCGCAGCATTGGGGCTTAAAGGATTTTTGCTGCCTTCCGGATTCCTCGATGGCGGCGTAACGGGAATCTCATTGCTGTTGAATCGTATGTTTGGTATCCAGCTCCCGATATTGATTCTTACCATCAATATACCCTTCATCCTGTTGGGCTATCAGCAGGTGTCGGTCTTATTCGCATTTAAAACAATGGCTGCCATTGCCGGGCTTGCTATCGTGCTTGCTTTAGTTCCTTTTCCTGAAGTAACTTTTGATCCATTGCTGGTCTCTGTTTTCGGTGGTTTTTTCCTGGGGGCCGGTATTGGCCTTTGCATTCGTGGTGGTGCGGTGATTGACGGCACTGAAGTACTTGCCATTTATATCAGTAAAAAATCAACGTTGTCTGTCGGTGATGTGATCATGATTTTCAATTTATTGCTCTTCAGTACCTCAGCATTGCTGATCGATATTGAAACAGCCATGTATGCCATGCTCACCTACCTGGCAGCAGGTAAGACGGTGGATTTTATTATTACCGGTATTGAAGAATATACCGGTGTAACCATTATATCTGAGCACAGTGAAGCCATCCGTAAGGTAGTAATTCAAAAGCTCGGCCGTGGCGTAACGATCTATAATGGAAAAAGGGGTTTTGGCAGTCATCATCATCATGACCTTCACCTGGATATTATTTTTACCGTCATTACGCGGCTGGAGGTGCAGAAGCTGAAAAATGAGGTGGAGAAGGTGGACCGGCATGCATTTATTATTCAACAGGCAATCAGTGATACGAGAGGTGGTATGGTTAAAAAACGGCCGCTGCATTAG
- the tig gene encoding trigger factor: protein MNITQEQMNDNHLKLVVNVIPEDYATKLEGEIKSLSKKMNVNGFRPGKVPVGIAKKMYGNSVLAEQLDKLLNDSVLAYIREHDLKVLGQPIPYEVRQQQFDVNRLQAYDFGFELGLIPPFELPLIDGKTMDRHVLEISDEMITEEMERLRSIHGERSYPETVGLDDILYGEWKELDENGEIKDGGINATSSFNIKLVKDEVSRQLLTNLKKKESTDLSVKTAFDNNMELIIHNILKTDHHTAEHMHDRFRFSLINISHVEKAAADQDFFNKVYGEAVVHSEEEWKARVHSDLKQEYDKFANTRFERQIQDYLLAETSMNLPVDFLRKLINSNRQSDTEELNDAQIAQAMQQVKWDLIHDKLLRDNNISITPDEISARVKLDITNYYGGASAFENDPGALDRLANSLLNDEKYLARIQDQVMNDKIFEVLKSKITAVEKPVSEHEFFHH, encoded by the coding sequence GTGAACATCACACAAGAACAAATGAATGATAACCACCTGAAGCTGGTGGTAAATGTTATTCCGGAAGATTATGCAACGAAGCTGGAAGGAGAAATCAAGTCGCTGAGTAAAAAAATGAATGTGAACGGCTTCAGACCCGGCAAGGTGCCGGTTGGCATAGCAAAGAAGATGTATGGCAATTCAGTTTTGGCCGAACAACTTGATAAGTTGCTGAATGATTCAGTGCTGGCGTATATCAGGGAACATGATCTGAAAGTGCTGGGTCAACCGATTCCTTATGAAGTCAGGCAGCAACAATTTGATGTGAACCGGCTGCAGGCGTATGATTTTGGATTTGAACTGGGACTGATTCCGCCATTTGAGTTGCCGTTGATCGATGGCAAGACGATGGACAGGCATGTGCTTGAGATCAGCGACGAAATGATTACTGAAGAGATGGAACGACTCAGGTCAATTCACGGTGAGCGGAGTTACCCGGAAACAGTTGGGCTAGATGACATTCTATACGGAGAATGGAAAGAACTGGATGAAAATGGTGAAATAAAGGATGGGGGAATAAATGCAACCTCCTCTTTTAATATCAAGTTGGTAAAAGATGAGGTATCCAGGCAATTGCTTACAAACCTGAAAAAGAAAGAGAGTACCGATCTGTCTGTTAAGACGGCATTTGATAATAATATGGAGTTGATCATTCATAATATTCTGAAAACGGATCATCATACAGCCGAACACATGCATGACCGCTTCCGTTTTTCACTGATCAATATCAGTCATGTTGAGAAAGCTGCTGCTGACCAGGATTTTTTCAATAAGGTGTATGGTGAAGCGGTAGTTCATTCAGAAGAAGAATGGAAGGCCCGTGTCCATTCCGATCTTAAACAAGAGTATGATAAGTTTGCCAATACGCGGTTTGAAAGACAGATACAGGATTACCTGCTGGCGGAAACAAGTATGAACCTGCCGGTTGATTTCCTCCGAAAGCTGATCAATTCCAACCGGCAGTCGGATACAGAAGAACTGAATGATGCGCAAATCGCGCAGGCCATGCAGCAGGTTAAGTGGGACCTGATTCACGACAAGCTTTTACGCGATAACAACATAAGTATCACTCCTGATGAAATAAGTGCCAGGGTTAAATTGGATATTACCAATTATTACGGAGGCGCATCAGCTTTCGAGAATGATCCCGGAGCGCTGGACAGGCTTGCCAATTCGCTCCTGAATGATGAAAAATATCTGGCAAGAATCCAAGACCAGGTAATGAACGATAAAATCTTTGAAGTGTTGAAGAGCAAAATTACAGCGGTTGAAAAGCCCGTTAGTGAACACGAATTTTTTCACCATTAA
- the clpP gene encoding ATP-dependent Clp endopeptidase proteolytic subunit ClpP, with protein MYQNEFMKYAVGHKGMDTMHLENYMRKSVTGLTPYIIEERPMNVASMDVFSRLMMDRIIFMGEAINDYVANVIQAQLLFLDSVDSKRDIQIYINSPGGSVYAGLGIYDTMQYINPNVATICTGMAASMAAVLLCAGGKGSRTGLKHCRVMIHQPMGGAEGQASDIEIMAKEIMKTKRELYEIIALHTGQPIERVEKDSDRDYWMKSEEAKDYGMIDEVLIRTKDKKDKK; from the coding sequence ATGTATCAAAATGAATTCATGAAGTATGCAGTGGGCCACAAAGGCATGGACACGATGCATCTTGAAAATTATATGCGTAAATCTGTTACCGGGCTGACTCCTTACATTATCGAAGAGCGTCCGATGAATGTGGCATCCATGGATGTTTTCTCACGCCTTATGATGGACCGGATTATTTTTATGGGAGAAGCCATTAATGATTACGTGGCGAACGTGATTCAGGCTCAGCTGTTATTCCTTGATTCCGTAGACTCAAAGCGCGATATCCAGATATATATCAACAGCCCTGGCGGATCTGTTTATGCAGGACTTGGTATTTATGATACCATGCAATATATCAACCCGAATGTGGCCACCATTTGTACGGGTATGGCTGCATCCATGGCGGCCGTATTGTTGTGTGCTGGCGGCAAAGGAAGCCGCACCGGATTAAAACATTGCCGTGTAATGATTCATCAGCCAATGGGCGGGGCGGAAGGCCAGGCCAGTGATATCGAAATAATGGCCAAGGAAATAATGAAAACGAAGCGTGAACTGTATGAAATCATCGCCCTGCATACAGGCCAGCCGATTGAAAGGGTGGAAAAGGATTCAGACCGTGACTACTGGATGAAATCGGAAGAAGCCAAAGACTATGGTATGATTGATGAAGTGCTGATCAGAACAAAAGACAAAAAAGATAAAAAGTAA
- a CDS encoding class I SAM-dependent methyltransferase, translating to MPANFNHIAPYYDGLAKIIFGNKLQAAKKVFLHKIPAGGSVLLMGEGTGTLLTHLLRIDPALNMDYIDPSIKMLELARKKIRAEYVDQVQFIAGTHQSIPPQKKYDAVLAFFVIDCMQQQEAMEFVHSLTVVLKQDGCLLMADFFLPRNLYQQLLLWLMYRFFSVVAAINTTSLPEYDSLFNSIVLAEEGRHNFMKGFIQSRYYRKR from the coding sequence TTGCCAGCCAATTTCAATCATATTGCGCCTTATTATGATGGACTCGCTAAAATTATATTTGGCAATAAATTACAGGCGGCGAAAAAAGTATTCCTGCATAAGATACCTGCCGGCGGATCAGTTTTATTAATGGGCGAAGGAACGGGAACCTTGTTGACGCACCTGTTGCGTATAGATCCGGCGCTCAACATGGACTACATTGATCCCTCCATTAAAATGCTGGAGCTTGCCAGAAAAAAAATACGGGCTGAATATGTTGATCAGGTTCAATTTATAGCCGGAACGCACCAAAGCATTCCACCTCAAAAAAAATATGATGCCGTATTGGCTTTCTTTGTGATCGACTGCATGCAGCAACAGGAGGCCATGGAATTCGTGCATTCGCTGACTGTTGTATTAAAACAAGATGGCTGTTTGCTTATGGCTGATTTCTTCCTTCCGCGAAATCTTTATCAACAGCTGCTTTTATGGCTGATGTACAGGTTTTTCAGTGTAGTTGCAGCAATTAATACGACAAGTTTGCCGGAGTATGATAGTTTATTCAATTCAATAGTATTGGCAGAAGAAGGAAGGCATAATTTCATGAAAGGATTCATACAATCACGGTACTATCGAAAAAGATAA
- a CDS encoding response regulator transcription factor, translated as MKSKIKVVIADDHQIFIEGIKSLIRDSEKVALVGEARDGTSLMQVLKLKVPDVVLMDVGMPNMNGIEATRKIRAQFPDMKILGLTMSDDADSVSEMMRAGALGYLLKTTGKAELINAIAHVYKGEKYLSAEMSMKLIEKMFDENEKEPVANLPRKAEITKRELDIVRLIAQELTNVEIAKKLNNSPMTIITHRKNLLRKLGVKNTAGLVKYAVMNGLLEN; from the coding sequence ATGAAATCTAAGATCAAAGTAGTAATAGCAGATGACCATCAGATATTCATTGAAGGGATCAAGTCACTGATCAGGGATTCTGAAAAAGTTGCATTGGTTGGTGAAGCCCGTGATGGAACGTCCCTGATGCAGGTCTTAAAGCTTAAGGTTCCGGACGTGGTGCTGATGGATGTAGGTATGCCTAATATGAATGGAATTGAAGCCACGCGCAAGATCAGGGCGCAATTTCCCGACATGAAAATTCTCGGGCTCACCATGTCAGATGATGCGGATTCTGTATCCGAAATGATGCGTGCCGGCGCATTGGGCTACCTGCTTAAAACAACCGGGAAAGCGGAATTGATCAATGCAATTGCTCATGTTTACAAGGGTGAGAAATATCTGAGTGCCGAAATGTCGATGAAACTGATTGAAAAAATGTTTGATGAAAATGAGAAGGAGCCGGTAGCCAATCTTCCGCGCAAGGCAGAGATAACCAAACGTGAACTGGATATTGTGCGGTTGATTGCACAGGAACTGACCAATGTGGAGATAGCAAAAAAACTGAACAACAGTCCAATGACTATCATTACCCATCGTAAAAACCTGCTGCGCAAACTTGGTGTGAAGAATACAGCAGGTTTGGTGAAATATGCGGTGATGAATGGCCTGCTGGAAAATTAG